Proteins encoded within one genomic window of Bradyrhizobium sp. 186:
- a CDS encoding hybrid sensor histidine kinase/response regulator, translated as MQGAQRNSLRLLQWMMAASLALPIALFAIASTTSYTSTRDIADREIERTLDVAHEHALKVFETIDRSLAELNEVVRGLPDDVIRSREPVLHRRLKRLTDSLPQLKSAWIFDADGKSLVNSLASPPPELSFADRDYFYAHVDQNIGTFIGASLAPRAPYQGARFFGVSRRRDRDDGSFIGVIQASVLPEYFESFYARIGSDPGSFFAMGRSDGVVLAHFPRLDREIRLDPSGPVGQKIAANPEHGLITVAWPSDGTERRIGYRRIAEYPIYVSAGLETSAIRARWFATMGQHLVFGIPATALLFLLLALAFRRTQHLQAEAARRREAEEALKHSQRLEALGQLTGGVAHDFNNLLTVIRASVDLLNRPQLSEERRQRYITAIADAVARAAKLTSQLLAFARRQTLKPEAFDIGERMQSLHDMLATLLGPAIEIATRLPAEPCLVNADAGQFETALINMATNARDAMQGKGRITFSVQPATTVPDTLAHRTGSHISGSNGFVSVAVSDTGVGIPAGRIGRIFEPFFTTKQVGHGTGLGLSQVFGFARQSGGEVTVESEVGQGSTFSLYLPRVPPDLLPQRQAPHTAPAVAGSGMSVLVVEDNIELANFAADGLTELGYSVTLVDNATDALAELVVDADRFDVMFSDIVMPGMTGLDLAQAIRDRGIGVPVVLTTGYSEALSQDGNLDFELVQKPYAIDQLSRVLHRVARLRPVRDGAAE; from the coding sequence GTGCAGGGCGCGCAACGCAACTCGCTAAGGCTTTTGCAGTGGATGATGGCCGCATCCCTGGCGCTGCCGATTGCGCTGTTCGCCATCGCCTCCACGACCTCCTACACCTCGACCAGGGACATCGCCGACCGCGAGATCGAGCGCACACTCGATGTCGCGCATGAGCACGCGCTCAAGGTGTTCGAGACGATTGACCGCAGCCTCGCCGAACTCAACGAGGTCGTGCGCGGCCTCCCCGACGACGTCATCCGCTCGCGCGAACCTGTGCTGCACCGCCGCCTGAAGCGGCTGACCGACTCGCTGCCGCAGCTCAAATCGGCCTGGATCTTCGATGCGGACGGAAAGTCGCTGGTCAACAGTCTCGCCTCTCCGCCGCCGGAATTGAGCTTCGCAGACCGCGATTACTTCTATGCCCATGTCGACCAGAACATCGGCACGTTCATCGGCGCCTCGCTGGCGCCGCGTGCGCCTTATCAGGGAGCGCGCTTCTTTGGCGTGAGTCGCCGCCGCGACCGCGACGATGGCAGCTTCATCGGCGTGATCCAGGCCTCCGTCCTGCCGGAATATTTCGAGAGCTTCTACGCCAGGATCGGCTCCGATCCCGGCAGCTTCTTCGCGATGGGGCGCAGCGACGGCGTGGTGCTGGCGCATTTCCCGCGGCTCGACCGGGAGATCCGGCTCGATCCCAGCGGACCGGTCGGGCAGAAGATCGCAGCCAACCCCGAGCACGGCCTCATCACCGTTGCCTGGCCGTCGGACGGGACCGAGCGGCGCATCGGCTACAGGCGCATCGCCGAATATCCGATCTATGTCAGCGCCGGGCTCGAGACCTCGGCGATCCGCGCCCGCTGGTTCGCCACCATGGGCCAGCATCTGGTGTTCGGCATACCCGCCACCGCGCTGCTGTTTCTCCTGCTGGCGCTGGCGTTCCGGCGCACCCAGCATCTCCAGGCCGAAGCCGCACGGCGACGCGAGGCCGAAGAAGCGCTTAAGCACAGCCAGCGCCTGGAGGCGCTCGGACAGCTCACCGGCGGCGTCGCGCACGACTTCAACAACCTTCTGACCGTGATCCGCGCCTCCGTCGACCTGTTGAACCGGCCGCAGCTGAGCGAGGAGCGGCGGCAGCGCTACATCACCGCGATCGCGGATGCGGTCGCCCGCGCCGCCAAGCTGACCTCGCAACTCCTTGCCTTTGCGCGGCGCCAGACCCTGAAGCCGGAGGCGTTCGACATCGGCGAACGGATGCAATCGCTGCACGACATGCTTGCGACGCTGTTGGGACCGGCGATCGAGATCGCCACGCGGCTGCCGGCGGAGCCCTGCCTCGTCAACGCCGACGCCGGCCAGTTCGAGACGGCACTGATCAACATGGCGACCAATGCGCGCGATGCCATGCAGGGCAAAGGCAGGATCACCTTCTCGGTGCAGCCGGCGACAACCGTCCCGGACACGCTGGCACACCGCACAGGCAGCCATATCTCGGGTAGCAATGGCTTCGTCAGCGTCGCCGTCAGCGACACCGGCGTCGGCATTCCCGCAGGCCGCATCGGACGCATCTTCGAACCGTTCTTCACGACCAAGCAGGTCGGTCACGGCACCGGCCTCGGCCTGTCGCAGGTGTTCGGCTTCGCCCGGCAGTCCGGCGGCGAGGTGACGGTTGAGAGTGAAGTGGGGCAGGGCAGCACGTTCTCGCTCTATCTGCCGCGCGTACCGCCGGACCTGCTGCCGCAGCGGCAAGCGCCGCATACGGCGCCGGCCGTCGCCGGCAGCGGCATGTCTGTGCTGGTGGTCGAGGACAATATCGAGCTCGCCAATTTCGCCGCCGACGGCCTCACCGAGCTCGGCTACAGCGTCACGCTGGTCGATAATGCGACCGATGCGCTGGCTGAGTTGGTCGTGGACGCGGATCGCTTCGACGTCATGTTCTCGGATATCGTCATGCCGGGCATGACCGGGCTCGATCTCGCGCAGGCGATCCGCGATCGCGGCATCGGCGTGCCGGTCGTGCTTACCACCGGCTACAGCGAAGCGCTGTCCCAGGACGGCAACCT
- a CDS encoding succinate dehydrogenase iron-sulfur subunit: MVEFALPKNSRITGGKTWPKPAGAAEVREFRVYRWNPDDGKNPSVDTYYVDTNDCGPMVLDGLIWIKNHIDPSLTFRRSCREGVCGSCAMNIDGQNTLACTRSMHDVKDGAVKINPLPHQPVVKDLVPDLTNFYAQYASVEPWLKTTSPTPQKEWRQSHEDREKLDGLYECILCACCSTSCPSYWWNSERYLGPAALLQANRWVSDSRDEATGERLDNLEDPFRLYRCHTIMNCAKACPKGLNPAEAIAELKLKMVERQI; the protein is encoded by the coding sequence ATGGTTGAATTCGCACTTCCGAAGAACTCCAGGATCACCGGCGGCAAGACCTGGCCGAAGCCCGCGGGCGCGGCAGAGGTTCGTGAATTCCGCGTCTATCGCTGGAATCCGGACGACGGCAAGAATCCGAGCGTCGACACCTATTACGTCGACACCAATGATTGCGGTCCGATGGTGCTGGACGGCCTGATCTGGATCAAGAATCACATCGACCCGTCGCTGACCTTCCGCCGCTCCTGCCGCGAAGGCGTCTGCGGCTCCTGTGCCATGAACATCGACGGCCAGAACACGCTGGCCTGCACCCGTTCGATGCACGACGTGAAAGACGGCGCGGTGAAGATCAACCCGCTGCCGCACCAGCCGGTGGTGAAGGATCTCGTCCCCGACCTCACCAATTTCTACGCGCAATACGCCTCGGTCGAGCCGTGGCTGAAGACGACCTCGCCGACGCCGCAGAAGGAATGGCGCCAGAGCCACGAGGACCGCGAGAAGCTCGACGGCCTCTACGAGTGCATCCTCTGCGCCTGCTGCTCGACCTCGTGCCCGAGCTACTGGTGGAACAGCGAACGCTATCTCGGTCCCGCCGCACTGCTCCAGGCCAACCGCTGGGTCTCCGACTCCCGCGACGAGGCCACCGGCGAGCGGCTCGACAATCTCGAGGACCCGTTCCGGCTCTACCGCTGCCACACCATCATGAACTGCGCAAAAGCCTGCCCGAAGGGTCTCAACCCGGCCGAAGCCATCGCGGAGCTCAAGCTCAAGATGGTCGAGCGCCAGATTTAG